Proteins encoded by one window of Terriglobales bacterium:
- a CDS encoding Hsp20/alpha crystallin family protein — protein MSSMITRWDPFRELSSLQERVNRLFQETGGRQESLTTGSFVPAVDIYEDDHNIKLKMEVPGIDQKDLDIQVENNTLTVKGQRKFEKEEKEENFHRIERHYGSFYRSFALPNAVDTDKVSADYQNGVLNIVLPKRAEATPKQVKVNVTAHKEVESKSPGKAA, from the coding sequence ATGTCGTCGATGATTACCCGCTGGGATCCATTTCGCGAATTGAGCAGCCTGCAGGAACGTGTGAATCGTCTGTTTCAGGAAACCGGTGGCCGGCAGGAGTCTTTGACCACCGGCAGCTTTGTCCCCGCCGTGGACATTTACGAGGATGACCACAACATCAAGCTGAAGATGGAAGTTCCGGGTATCGATCAGAAGGATCTGGATATCCAGGTTGAGAACAACACTCTGACAGTGAAGGGCCAGCGTAAATTCGAGAAGGAAGAGAAGGAAGAGAACTTCCATCGCATTGAACGCCACTACGGAAGCTTCTACCGCAGCTTTGCGCTGCCCAACGCGGTGGACACGGATAAGGTCAGCGCGGACTATCAGAATGGCGTGCTGAATATTGTTCTGCCCAAGCGCGCCGAGGCGACGCCGAAGCAGGTGAAGGTGAACGTGACTGCTCACAAGGAAGTCGAGAGCAAGAGCCCGGGCAAGGCAGCCTAA